A stretch of the Lolium perenne isolate Kyuss_39 chromosome 3, Kyuss_2.0, whole genome shotgun sequence genome encodes the following:
- the LOC127345373 gene encoding uncharacterized protein produces the protein MGPAPGDPSQKRFSGVLPPAALIFLVLVFVAGAIVTVDHKENLSILQLQPRRVATDEESSRPAPPASDLRVDPAVAETPPAEEPGDMCENQCRAPGSEALPRGIVQDMSNFEFESLGGNPERREARAAKSLLAIPVGIKQKAVVHKLVSKFPAANFTVMLFHYDGAVDGWSDLPWSRRAVHVAAADQTKWWFGKRFLHPDLVAEYDYIFLWDEDIEVDGFDPLRYIGIVRKEGLEISQPALDHRSQIHHRLTARARRGGAVHRRFYKTAGGGRCYGNSTGPPCTGWVEMMVPVFSRAAWRCAWRMIQNDLVFAWGLDFKLGYCAQGDRSMNVGIVDSEYVLHRGIPTLGDVGKTARASSASTAADRYAVRLRSYTELQIFNRRWKKAVAEDECWTDPYPQPPTPASKG, from the exons ATG GGTCCGGCACCCGGCGATCCGTCACAGAAGCGGTTCTCGGGCGTGTTGCCGCCGGCGGCGCTTATATTTCTGGTGCTGGTGTTCGTCGCCGGCGCGATCGTCACGGTCGATCACAAGGAG AACCTGTCGATACTGCAGCTGCAGCCAAGGAGAGTGGCCACTGACGAGGAGTCATCCAGGCCTGCTCCTCCGGCGAGCGATCTGCGCGTAGACCCAGCCGTCGCCGAGACGCCTCCGGCGGAAGAACCCGGTGACATGTGCGAG AACCAGTGCAGGGCTCCAGGCAGCGAGGCCCTGCCGAGGGGCATCGTGCAGGACATGTCCAACTTCGAGTTCGAGTCCCTTGGCGGCAACCCTGAGCGGAGGGAGGCTCGGGCGGCGAAGAGCCTCCTGGCGATTCCCGTCGGCATCAAACAGAAGGCCGTCGTCCACAAGCTCGTCTCCAAG TTCCCGGCGGCGAACTTCACGGTGATGTTGTTCCACTACGACGGCGCGGTGGACGGGTGGAGCGACCTGCCGTGGTCGCGGCGCGCGGTGCACGTGGCGGCGGCGGACCAGACCAAGTGGTGGTTCGGCAAGCGGTTCCTGCACCCGGACCTCGTCGCCGAGTATGACTACATCTTCCTCTGGGACGAGGACATTGAGGTGGATGGCTTCGATCCCCTCAGGTACATTGGGATCGTTCGAAAAGAAGGGCTGGAGATCTCGCAGCCGGCGCTGGACCACCGGTCGCAGATCCACCACAGGCTCACGGCCCGCGCGCGGCGGGGCGGGGCGGTGCACCGGCGGTTCTACAAGACGGCGGGGGGCGGGCGGTGCTACGGCAACAGCACGGGGCCGCCGTGCACGGGgtgggtggagatgatggtgccgGTGTTCTCGCGCGCGGCGTGGCGGTGCGCGTGGCGGATGATCCAGAACGACCTCGTCTTCGCGTGGGGGCTCGACTTCAAGCTCGGGTACTGCGCACAGGGCGACCGGAGCATGAACGTCGGGATCGTCGACAGCGAGTACGTGCTCCACCGCGGCATCCCCACGCTCGGCGACGTTGGCAAGACGGCGAGAGCGTCCTCGGCGTCGACGGCCGCGGACAGGTACGCGGTGCGTCTGCGGTCGTACACGGAGCTGCAGATATTCAACAGGAGGTGGAAGAAGGCGGTGGCGGAGGACGAGTGTTGGACCGACCCTTATCCAcagccgccgacgccggcgtccaAGGGATGA